Below is a window of Undibacterium sp. YM2 DNA.
ATAGAATTTGGTTTGATAACCAAAATAACGAGCACGCCTTCATTATGTCCAGAAAATCCAATACCGAGCAGCGCCGCAAGGAGATTGTTTTTGCCCTGCTGTCTGTCATGGCAGAGCACGGTTATGAAAAGGCCACTATCCTTGCCATTGCCAGACAGGCTGGCCTGGCTCCGGGTTTGATACATTATCATTTCAAGAGCAAGGGCGAGATTCTGCTTTACCTGGTCAAGTTGCTGGCTGATCTGTCGCGTACCCGCTATGAGCAAATGGCTGCAGCGGCCAGTACGCCGCAAGACAAACTGCTGGCCTATATCAATGCACGTCTGGCCAAAGGCGAGGGTGCCTTGCCGGAGGCGGTTTCTGCCTGGGTGGTGATTGGCGCCGAGGCCGTGCGGCAGCCTGAGGTGCGGGCAGTATTCCAGGAGGCGATTGCTGCCGAGCTGGCATTGATACAGGTTTTATTGACCGCCTGCCTGCATCAGCAAAAGAGGCGCATAGATCGCGTGGCTGAGCTGGCCGCTGGTTTGCTGGCGTTCATGGAGGGGGCGTTTCAACTCGCCAGTGCTGCCGGGGATATCATGCCGCAGGGCTATGCGGCAGTGACGGCAAGGGCATTCATAGAAAACAGCCTGGCGGCACAGGCATCAGTCTGAACAGCGTTAAGGCTGCAGCTATACAAACAGGCTATTCTTTCCATCCATTCTTCATCATGTTGAACAAGGCATGCAGGGATGCTTTGGGGTTTTCAGCGTCTTTGGAG
It encodes the following:
- a CDS encoding TetR/AcrR family transcriptional regulator; amino-acid sequence: MSRKSNTEQRRKEIVFALLSVMAEHGYEKATILAIARQAGLAPGLIHYHFKSKGEILLYLVKLLADLSRTRYEQMAAAASTPQDKLLAYINARLAKGEGALPEAVSAWVVIGAEAVRQPEVRAVFQEAIAAELALIQVLLTACLHQQKRRIDRVAELAAGLLAFMEGAFQLASAAGDIMPQGYAAVTARAFIENSLAAQASV